One genomic segment of Pandoraea sputorum includes these proteins:
- a CDS encoding LysR family transcriptional regulator, which produces MREISLDRLKTLVAVADSGSFADAAQALHLSPPTVSLHISDLEARVGAQLLSRKRGHVRPTSVGEALVERARRLLADAERTLEDIERHAQGLAGRVRIGASTGAIAHLLPQALETLRLDHPDIDVQVAILTSQETLSRLHRGALDLGLVALPQSQVKGLTLRQWRRDPVMAFLPAHWEMPKRVTPDWLATQPLILNDSTTRLSRQTAEWFAAAGHHPTPRIELNYNDAIKSLVAAGYGAALLPHEATTPHTDERIAMRALRPALWRDLGIAHHTGPLERSTQHVLDALWGLRLR; this is translated from the coding sequence ATGAGAGAGATCAGTCTCGACCGATTGAAGACGCTGGTGGCCGTCGCCGACAGCGGCTCGTTTGCCGACGCGGCGCAGGCGCTGCACCTCTCGCCACCGACCGTCAGCCTGCATATCTCGGATCTGGAAGCACGTGTTGGCGCACAGTTGTTATCGCGCAAGCGCGGACATGTTCGGCCGACGTCGGTCGGCGAAGCACTGGTCGAACGCGCCCGGCGGCTGCTAGCCGATGCGGAGCGCACGCTGGAGGACATCGAGCGGCATGCGCAGGGACTGGCGGGACGGGTGAGGATCGGCGCGTCGACGGGGGCCATCGCGCATTTGCTGCCGCAGGCGCTTGAAACGTTGCGCCTGGATCATCCGGATATCGACGTGCAGGTCGCCATCCTCACGTCGCAGGAGACGCTCAGCCGCCTGCATCGCGGCGCACTCGATCTCGGGCTGGTGGCGTTGCCGCAATCGCAGGTCAAAGGGCTCACGCTACGGCAATGGCGTCGCGATCCGGTGATGGCCTTCCTGCCTGCGCATTGGGAGATGCCCAAACGCGTGACGCCGGACTGGCTCGCCACCCAGCCGCTCATCCTGAACGACAGCACGACACGCTTGTCGCGTCAGACGGCCGAATGGTTCGCCGCCGCCGGGCATCATCCAACGCCACGCATCGAACTCAACTACAACGACGCCATCAAGAGCCTCGTAGCCGCCGGGTACGGCGCAGCGCTTCTGCCGCACGAAGCCACGACACCCCACACGGACGAGCGCATCGCCATGCGTGCGCTGCGTCCTGCGCTGTGGCGCGATCTGGGCATCGCGCATCACACGGGGCCACTGGAGCGCTCAACCCAGCATGTGCTTGACGCACTGTGGGGACTGCGGCTGCGATAG
- a CDS encoding intradiol ring-cleavage dioxygenase: protein MRNLDQHTITQEAIDRLAGTPDPRVREVLTSLIRHLHDFAREVNLTEDEWARGIAFLTATGQKCNDKRQEFILLSDVLGLSMLTVAMNNAKPPECTEATVFGPFFVDGAPHYENGDDVANGASGEPCEVSGSIRGLDGRPVAGARIDVWQADAQGLYDVQRDDLDTAQGRGVLHADEAGMYRFRTVLAQAYPIPTDGPVGELLTATARHPWRPAHLHFRIEAPGYETLVTHVFREDDKWLDSDAVFGVRQSLIAPWVRREDGSYALHYDFVLNPVARG, encoded by the coding sequence ATGCGCAATCTCGATCAACACACGATCACGCAGGAAGCGATCGACCGCCTGGCGGGCACGCCGGACCCACGCGTGCGCGAAGTGCTCACGAGCCTCATCCGCCACCTGCACGACTTTGCGCGCGAGGTGAATCTGACGGAAGACGAGTGGGCCCGGGGGATCGCGTTTCTGACGGCGACAGGCCAGAAGTGCAACGACAAGCGTCAGGAATTCATCCTGTTAAGCGACGTGCTGGGCCTGTCGATGCTCACTGTCGCGATGAATAATGCGAAGCCGCCGGAATGCACCGAGGCGACGGTGTTCGGGCCGTTCTTTGTCGACGGTGCACCGCATTACGAGAACGGCGACGACGTGGCGAACGGTGCATCGGGCGAGCCGTGCGAAGTCAGCGGCAGCATTCGCGGGCTGGACGGACGTCCCGTTGCAGGCGCACGGATCGACGTGTGGCAGGCCGACGCGCAGGGCTTGTACGACGTGCAACGCGACGACCTCGACACCGCGCAGGGGCGCGGCGTGCTCCATGCCGACGAGGCGGGCATGTACCGGTTCCGCACAGTGTTGGCGCAAGCCTATCCGATCCCGACCGACGGGCCGGTCGGCGAGTTGCTGACGGCCACCGCGCGGCATCCGTGGCGTCCCGCGCATCTGCACTTCCGTATCGAAGCGCCGGGATACGAGACGCTGGTCACGCATGTCTTTCGCGAAGACGACAAATGGCTCGATTCGGACGCGGTATTCGGTGTGCGTCAGTCACTGATCGCACCGTGGGTCCGCCGTGAGGATGGCAGCTACGCACTGCATTACGACTTCGTGCTTAACCCTGTCGCCAGGGGTTGA
- a CDS encoding winged helix-turn-helix transcriptional regulator has protein sequence MILPPGISSFEALLQESQAACDALSADDDGLKRELLAHAGNRWSLGVVHALGVGGTLRHAEISRRLNGVTQRMLTRTLRQLERDGLIARHDYDEVPPRVDYRLTELGRGLLVGMVPLWRWVMDNADDFREARKAFDDKTP, from the coding sequence GTGATACTGCCTCCCGGCATCTCCTCATTCGAAGCGCTCCTTCAGGAATCGCAAGCGGCGTGCGACGCGCTCAGCGCAGATGACGACGGCCTCAAGCGCGAGCTCCTGGCACATGCCGGTAACCGCTGGTCGCTAGGCGTCGTGCATGCGTTGGGCGTGGGCGGTACGTTGCGGCATGCCGAGATTTCCCGTCGGCTCAATGGCGTGACGCAACGCATGCTCACCCGCACACTGCGCCAGCTGGAGCGCGACGGGCTGATTGCGCGCCACGACTACGACGAAGTGCCCCCGCGTGTCGATTACCGGCTGACCGAACTGGGGCGCGGGTTGCTTGTCGGCATGGTGCCGCTGTGGCGCTGGGTGATGGACAACGCTGACGATTTTCGCGAGGCGCGCAAGGCATTCGACGACAAGACGCCCTGA
- a CDS encoding aromatic alcohol reductase, with translation MTTRNPSESRVLVLGAGELGECVLREMSAMRDAGRVASLCVLLRPAAADSAQRAALVTRLSDLRIDIVEADLASVSEEALATLFQPYDQIICCTGFVGGSGTQRKITAAVLKARVAHYIPWQFGVDYDVVGRGSGQDVWDEQLDVRDMLRAQNDVRWTIVSTGMFMSFVVLPDFGLVDVEQGVVHALGDPDFALTVTTPEDIGRLTAQIAVSRPSFDDQVVHVAGDTFTYRELASTLTTELGRPFSVECWEVPQLKADATAHPEDTMRKYRLSFARKDGVAWPKDETFNAKAGIPVTGLAAWLSEWHAHGFDKVR, from the coding sequence ATGACCACTCGAAATCCTTCGGAAAGCCGTGTGCTGGTGCTGGGCGCGGGAGAACTCGGCGAATGCGTGCTGCGCGAGATGAGCGCGATGCGTGATGCCGGGCGCGTCGCATCCCTCTGCGTATTGCTGCGACCTGCGGCCGCCGATTCGGCACAGCGCGCGGCACTCGTTACGCGGCTGAGCGACCTCCGGATCGACATCGTCGAAGCCGACCTCGCGAGCGTGTCGGAAGAGGCGCTCGCCACCCTCTTCCAACCGTACGACCAGATCATCTGCTGCACCGGATTCGTCGGTGGTTCCGGCACGCAGCGCAAAATCACGGCGGCCGTGCTCAAGGCCCGCGTCGCGCATTACATTCCGTGGCAGTTCGGTGTCGATTACGACGTCGTCGGCCGGGGCAGCGGTCAGGACGTCTGGGACGAACAGCTCGACGTGCGCGACATGCTGCGCGCACAGAACGACGTGCGCTGGACCATCGTTTCCACCGGTATGTTCATGAGCTTCGTGGTACTGCCCGATTTTGGACTGGTAGACGTTGAGCAAGGCGTTGTGCACGCGTTGGGTGACCCCGACTTCGCGCTTACCGTCACGACACCGGAGGACATCGGCCGTCTCACCGCGCAGATCGCCGTGTCGCGGCCGTCGTTCGACGATCAGGTCGTACACGTCGCGGGCGACACGTTCACCTACCGCGAACTGGCGAGCACGCTGACGACCGAACTCGGACGTCCGTTCTCGGTGGAGTGCTGGGAAGTGCCGCAATTGAAGGCCGACGCCACAGCGCACCCGGAGGACACGATGCGCAAATACCGCCTGTCGTTTGCACGTAAGGACGGCGTGGCGTGGCCGAAAGACGAGACGTTCAACGCGAAGGCAGGAATTCCTGTCACCGGCCTCGCGGCGTGGCTGAGCGAGTGGCACGCACACGGGTTCGATAAAGTCCGATGA
- the mctP gene encoding monocarboxylate uptake permease MctP, giving the protein MDAGINWTALAVFVFFFILVTVMGFWASRWMAGPSNKGAHLDEWGLGGRNFGAWITWFLVGGDFYTAYTVIAVPALVYAVGAYGFFALPYTILVYPIVFLIMPKLWHAAHKAGHVTAADVVYGRYQSRPLEFAIALTGVVATMPYIALQLIGMEVVIKALGLTGELPLLAAFVILALYTYSAGLRAPALIAFVKDLMIYIVVLVAVVVVPAKLGGYGVVFDSAREVFANKGGATGLTLKPSQFLPFATLALGSAMAAFMYPHTLTGIFAAKDANTIRKNAVFLPAYTVLLGLIALLGFMAYAAGVKVQTNNDVVPALFNGLFPSWFAGFAFAAIAIGALVPAAVMSIGASNLFTRNFWKPYVNPGISNEGEAKVAKVVSLVVKLGALVFILFLPTKFALDLQLLGGVWILQTFPALVFGLFVGWFGARALLCGWAVGIVCGSWMAFADGIKPVHSFTVGGDQYAMYTGLIALALNVVVAVVANLVLGKGSRPALRSAT; this is encoded by the coding sequence ATGGATGCCGGTATCAACTGGACTGCGCTAGCGGTCTTCGTATTTTTCTTCATCCTCGTCACCGTCATGGGGTTCTGGGCGTCGCGCTGGATGGCGGGACCGTCCAACAAAGGCGCGCATCTGGACGAGTGGGGCCTCGGTGGCCGTAACTTTGGCGCGTGGATTACGTGGTTCCTCGTGGGCGGCGATTTTTACACCGCTTATACCGTGATCGCCGTCCCGGCGCTGGTCTATGCCGTCGGCGCGTACGGCTTCTTTGCACTGCCGTACACGATTCTCGTCTACCCGATCGTTTTCCTGATCATGCCCAAGCTGTGGCATGCCGCGCACAAGGCCGGTCACGTGACGGCGGCCGACGTGGTCTACGGTCGCTATCAGTCGCGTCCGCTGGAGTTTGCGATCGCGCTTACCGGCGTGGTGGCGACGATGCCCTACATCGCGCTGCAACTGATCGGTATGGAAGTCGTGATCAAGGCGCTGGGACTGACGGGTGAGCTGCCGCTGCTCGCCGCGTTCGTGATTCTTGCGTTGTACACATACTCGGCAGGGTTGCGCGCACCGGCGCTGATCGCCTTCGTCAAGGACCTGATGATCTACATCGTGGTGCTGGTGGCGGTGGTCGTCGTGCCCGCGAAGCTCGGCGGCTACGGTGTCGTGTTCGACTCGGCGCGCGAGGTGTTCGCGAACAAGGGCGGGGCGACCGGCCTGACGCTCAAGCCATCGCAGTTCCTGCCGTTCGCCACGCTGGCGCTTGGCTCGGCGATGGCTGCTTTCATGTACCCGCATACCCTCACGGGCATTTTCGCCGCGAAGGATGCGAACACGATTCGCAAGAACGCTGTCTTCCTGCCCGCCTACACCGTTTTGCTTGGCCTGATCGCGCTGCTTGGCTTCATGGCTTACGCCGCCGGTGTGAAGGTGCAGACCAACAACGACGTCGTACCGGCGTTGTTCAACGGTTTGTTCCCGAGCTGGTTCGCAGGCTTTGCGTTCGCCGCGATTGCCATTGGTGCATTGGTGCCCGCAGCCGTGATGTCGATTGGCGCATCGAACCTGTTCACGCGCAACTTCTGGAAGCCGTACGTCAACCCGGGGATTTCGAACGAGGGTGAAGCGAAGGTGGCCAAGGTGGTGTCGCTGGTCGTGAAGCTGGGTGCGCTGGTGTTCATCCTGTTCCTGCCGACGAAGTTCGCACTCGACCTGCAATTGCTGGGGGGCGTGTGGATTCTGCAAACGTTCCCGGCGCTCGTGTTCGGCCTGTTCGTAGGCTGGTTCGGCGCGCGTGCGTTGCTGTGCGGCTGGGCCGTCGGGATCGTGTGTGGAAGCTGGATGGCGTTCGCCGACGGCATCAAACCGGTGCACTCGTTCACGGTGGGCGGTGACCAGTACGCGATGTACACTGGCCTGATCGCGCTGGCGCTGAACGTCGTCGTGGCGGTGGTCGCCAATCTGGTGCTGGGCAAGGGGTCGCGCCCGGCGCTGCGTAGTGCGACGTAA
- a CDS encoding DUF3311 domain-containing protein — protein sequence MRLLLLLPFIGLLWVPFYNKELPALWGFPFFYWYQFAWVPLTSLLIWIVFRDGLKKGEE from the coding sequence ATGCGGTTATTGCTATTGCTGCCGTTTATCGGCTTGTTGTGGGTGCCTTTCTACAACAAAGAATTGCCGGCCCTTTGGGGATTCCCTTTCTTTTACTGGTACCAGTTTGCCTGGGTGCCGCTGACCTCGCTGCTGATCTGGATCGTGTTTCGCGATGGTCTGAAGAAAGGGGAAGAATAA
- a CDS encoding aspartate/glutamate racemase family protein — translation MRTIGLIGGMSWQSSVEYYRIVNEAVQAKLGPLRSAQTLMFSVDFGPIERAQHEGRWDDAGVMLREAAKRLEAGGADCVVLCTNTMHKLANYIEDAVSIPLIHVADPVGHAAKAREITCVGLLGTAFTMEQDFIKSRLHQKFGLDVLVPDSDDRAAVHRVIYDELCVGVVSDASRAVYLDVMQRLAARGAQAIVLGCTEISLLVKPEHTDLLLFDTTELHAMAAVDFALDGVV, via the coding sequence ATGCGCACTATCGGCCTGATCGGCGGCATGAGCTGGCAATCCAGCGTGGAGTACTACCGCATCGTCAACGAGGCGGTGCAGGCGAAACTCGGCCCGCTGCGCTCAGCGCAGACACTGATGTTCAGCGTGGATTTCGGCCCGATCGAGCGTGCCCAGCATGAAGGACGCTGGGATGACGCCGGTGTGATGTTGCGCGAGGCGGCGAAGCGTCTGGAAGCGGGCGGTGCGGACTGTGTGGTGTTGTGCACGAATACGATGCACAAGCTCGCGAACTACATCGAAGACGCCGTCTCGATCCCGCTCATCCACGTGGCAGATCCGGTCGGACATGCCGCAAAGGCACGCGAGATTACCTGCGTCGGCCTGTTAGGGACGGCGTTCACGATGGAGCAGGATTTCATCAAATCACGACTGCATCAGAAGTTCGGACTCGACGTGCTCGTGCCGGACAGCGACGACCGCGCCGCCGTGCATCGTGTGATTTACGACGAGCTTTGTGTCGGCGTCGTCAGCGACGCGTCGCGCGCCGTCTACCTGGATGTGATGCAACGGCTCGCCGCACGCGGCGCACAAGCCATCGTCCTCGGCTGCACCGAGATTTCGCTTCTGGTGAAGCCGGAACACACCGACCTGCTGCTGTTCGACACCACCGAATTGCACGCGATGGCAGCGGTCGACTTCGCGCTCGACGGCGTCGTCTGA
- a CDS encoding TetR/AcrR family transcriptional regulator codes for MSVELSPRATEIADHTKQLLAAGGYHGFSYADLSERVNIGKASIHHHFPSKADLVLTVVKRHREQARDGLAALDRHVADPTARLTAYTNYWAECIRDGSMPMCICAMLAAELPMIPAEIADEVRRYFDDLTAWLASVLEVGVAQGQFRLNGSALVEAQAFMSTVHGAMLTARALGNADSFQAISQVAISRLNDAKGV; via the coding sequence ATGAGCGTCGAGCTGTCTCCCCGAGCGACCGAAATCGCAGATCACACGAAGCAACTACTGGCGGCGGGCGGTTATCACGGGTTCAGCTACGCCGATCTGTCCGAGCGGGTGAACATTGGCAAGGCCAGCATTCATCATCACTTTCCGAGCAAAGCGGATCTGGTGCTGACGGTGGTCAAGCGGCATCGCGAGCAGGCGCGCGACGGGCTGGCGGCGCTTGATCGCCACGTGGCCGATCCGACGGCACGCCTCACCGCCTACACGAATTACTGGGCGGAGTGCATTCGCGACGGCTCGATGCCTATGTGCATCTGCGCCATGCTGGCGGCTGAATTACCGATGATCCCGGCGGAAATTGCCGACGAGGTGCGTCGCTATTTCGACGATCTGACGGCATGGCTCGCATCGGTGCTCGAAGTCGGTGTGGCGCAGGGGCAGTTCCGGTTGAACGGCAGCGCGCTGGTCGAGGCGCAGGCGTTCATGTCTACGGTGCACGGCGCCATGCTGACGGCACGGGCATTGGGCAACGCGGATTCGTTTCAGGCGATTTCGCAAGTGGCGATCAGCCGTTTGAATGACGCGAAAGGCGTCTGA
- a CDS encoding LysR family transcriptional regulator encodes MDGRQLKAFIAVFEERNITGAARRLHLSQPALSGTIKSLEDLLGTQLFLREARGVAVTEAARILYPQARRILSQTESMTRQFRQSGHVSGIDIGIEADIAAQDVARFLGLAQQAVPALFVSLLDGCKGDARLSTEDARCEDELFLPLFVEPYVLAIPEGRDADALQWIVCPTHPTHQRLLPYYGAAAGTPAAHAETLGLALSLVAAGLGACVAPESLARGGAGIAVRSIDGFEMSRRVGLCYAVQALDKPVLAMLVEQLRANASAVSALA; translated from the coding sequence ATGGATGGTCGTCAGCTAAAGGCGTTTATCGCCGTCTTTGAAGAGCGCAACATCACGGGGGCCGCGCGCCGTCTTCATCTTAGTCAGCCCGCGTTGTCCGGCACGATCAAGAGTCTTGAGGACTTGCTGGGCACGCAACTCTTTCTACGCGAAGCGCGCGGCGTCGCCGTGACCGAAGCCGCTCGCATACTGTATCCGCAAGCGCGTCGGATTCTGTCTCAGACCGAATCCATGACGAGACAATTCCGTCAAAGTGGGCATGTTTCGGGTATCGATATCGGAATTGAGGCTGATATTGCTGCGCAGGATGTCGCACGATTTCTTGGTCTGGCGCAGCAAGCGGTGCCCGCGCTGTTCGTAAGTCTGCTCGACGGCTGCAAGGGCGATGCGCGCCTGTCCACCGAGGACGCGCGCTGTGAGGATGAACTGTTCTTGCCGCTCTTCGTCGAGCCTTACGTGCTGGCGATTCCCGAGGGGCGCGATGCCGATGCTCTGCAGTGGATCGTCTGCCCGACGCATCCGACACACCAGCGCTTGCTGCCCTACTACGGCGCGGCGGCGGGCACACCGGCCGCGCATGCGGAAACGCTTGGGCTGGCGCTGAGTCTGGTGGCGGCCGGGTTGGGGGCCTGCGTCGCGCCGGAGTCGTTGGCGCGGGGCGGTGCCGGGATTGCCGTTCGGTCAATCGACGGATTTGAAATGTCGCGCCGCGTGGGCCTTTGCTACGCCGTGCAGGCGTTGGACAAACCCGTTCTGGCGATGCTGGTCGAGCAATTGCGGGCCAATGCGTCGGCGGTGTCGGCGTTGGCCTAA
- a CDS encoding SDR family oxidoreductase: MSASQKPLVVITGGSSGIGVATARLFSSHGHALLLLARRLDKMQSLDLPNTLARSVDVTDRNALDAAVREAEERFGPADAIVNNAGVMLLGDVTRQDPQEWDGMIDVNVKGVLNGVHAVASGMVARKHGTIINISSVAGRKTFPNHVAYVGTKFAVHGLSENLREELSAHNVRVVTIAPGAVDTDLLSHTTDDAIKTGYEAWKADMGGKVLSAEDVANAIYFAYSQPDGVCIREIVLAATRQQA, from the coding sequence ATGAGTGCATCGCAAAAGCCCCTCGTCGTCATCACCGGTGGTAGTTCCGGCATTGGCGTCGCGACCGCCCGCCTCTTCTCGTCGCACGGCCATGCGCTGCTGTTGCTCGCGCGCCGACTGGACAAAATGCAGTCGCTGGATCTGCCGAACACGCTCGCACGATCGGTCGACGTCACCGACAGAAACGCGCTCGACGCTGCCGTGCGCGAAGCCGAAGAGCGTTTCGGTCCGGCGGACGCCATCGTCAACAACGCCGGTGTGATGCTGCTGGGTGACGTGACGCGTCAGGATCCGCAGGAATGGGACGGCATGATCGACGTGAACGTCAAAGGGGTGCTCAACGGCGTGCATGCCGTCGCTTCGGGCATGGTCGCGCGCAAGCACGGCACTATCATCAACATCAGCTCGGTGGCGGGTCGCAAGACGTTCCCCAATCACGTCGCGTACGTCGGCACGAAGTTCGCCGTGCATGGACTGTCGGAGAACCTGCGCGAGGAGTTGTCGGCACATAACGTGCGTGTCGTGACCATCGCCCCGGGGGCGGTGGACACCGACCTGCTCAGCCACACCACCGACGACGCCATCAAGACAGGCTACGAAGCGTGGAAAGCGGACATGGGCGGTAAGGTGCTGTCGGCGGAAGATGTGGCCAACGCCATCTACTTCGCATACTCGCAGCCGGACGGGGTGTGCATTCGGGAGATCGTGCTGGCAGCGACGCGTCAGCAGGCGTGA
- a CDS encoding response regulator: MATHVLVVDDDAQIRSLLCDCLADFGMTCMQAANGEEMHRVLAHSDIDIVVLDLMLPDSDGLTLCRELRTTSDIPIIMLTARGEMTDRIVGLELGADDYVVKPFEPRELVARIQTILRRTKAQARSATEQKDERKFAGWRLSLIGRHLIAPDNTVIPLSNAEFRLLNAFLSAPGRVLSREYLMDTARGKSIDAFDRSIDVQISRLRHKLREDIKEPRLLRTIRGEGYMLDVRAQAES, encoded by the coding sequence ATGGCAACGCATGTACTTGTCGTCGACGACGATGCGCAGATCCGCAGTCTGCTTTGCGATTGCCTTGCCGACTTCGGCATGACCTGCATGCAGGCGGCCAACGGCGAGGAGATGCACCGGGTGCTGGCGCACAGCGACATCGACATCGTCGTGCTCGACCTGATGTTGCCGGACAGCGATGGCCTGACGCTTTGCCGGGAGTTGCGCACGACGTCGGACATCCCGATCATCATGCTCACGGCGCGCGGCGAGATGACCGACCGGATCGTGGGGCTTGAGCTTGGCGCAGACGACTATGTCGTGAAGCCGTTCGAGCCGCGCGAACTGGTGGCGCGAATCCAGACGATTTTGCGTCGCACGAAAGCGCAGGCGAGATCGGCGACCGAGCAGAAAGACGAGCGGAAATTTGCGGGATGGCGTCTGAGCCTGATCGGCCGACATCTCATTGCCCCGGATAACACGGTCATCCCGCTGTCCAATGCGGAGTTCCGGCTGCTCAATGCGTTTCTTTCCGCACCGGGGCGCGTGCTCAGTCGCGAGTACCTGATGGATACGGCGCGGGGGAAGTCCATCGATGCGTTCGACCGCAGCATCGACGTCCAGATATCGAGGCTGCGGCACAAACTGCGCGAAGACATCAAGGAGCCGCGCTTGCTGCGCACGATTCGCGGCGAAGGCTACATGCTCGACGTGCGCGCACAAGCGGAGAGTTAG
- a CDS encoding energy transducer TonB, protein MNYAQPKPPARRLFGIGVALLLHALILYALLSGLATRVATIIQAPIETRIIEEIKPPPPPPPPPPVKKIAPAPRPVVQPKAYVPPPEVQVQSAPQPNAIAAQADKPVETAPVAPPAPPVSKPVPANVGVVCPNSAQVRAAIRYPREAQRDNITGSVLVEFVVGTDGQIKQLRVARSAAPVLDRAAENAVRQFQCVAQGQEVRVQVPFDFQLN, encoded by the coding sequence ATGAATTACGCCCAACCCAAACCGCCCGCCCGGAGACTGTTCGGTATCGGTGTTGCACTGCTGCTGCACGCCCTGATTCTGTACGCCTTGCTCAGTGGCCTCGCCACCCGGGTCGCGACGATCATTCAGGCGCCCATTGAGACACGAATCATCGAGGAGATCAAACCGCCTCCTCCGCCGCCCCCGCCACCGCCGGTGAAGAAGATCGCACCGGCACCGCGCCCCGTCGTGCAGCCCAAGGCTTACGTACCGCCGCCCGAAGTGCAGGTGCAGAGTGCGCCACAGCCGAACGCCATCGCCGCGCAGGCCGACAAGCCCGTCGAGACGGCCCCGGTCGCGCCGCCCGCACCGCCCGTAAGCAAGCCCGTGCCCGCCAACGTCGGCGTCGTCTGCCCTAACTCAGCACAAGTGCGCGCCGCGATCCGTTATCCGCGAGAAGCCCAGCGCGACAACATCACGGGCAGTGTGCTCGTCGAGTTCGTGGTCGGCACCGACGGACAGATCAAACAGCTTCGCGTCGCCCGTTCTGCCGCGCCGGTGCTGGACCGTGCCGCCGAGAACGCCGTACGCCAGTTCCAGTGCGTCGCACAAGGACAGGAGGTCCGCGTGCAAGTCCCGTTCGATTTCCAACTCAATTGA
- a CDS encoding MotA/TolQ/ExbB proton channel family protein, translated as MFQFQSRVTPRARGLAAPMAVVSMMTAFASLSAHAATTVTNPYGLEALWEGGDMIARGTLLILVIMSMGSWYIIVAKLLEQAKVLRRARAAEQKFWSASSLSEGVRSLDEGSPFRFIAETGLSARDHHHGALLEQVDLNTWVATAIERSMTGVSNRLQDGLSFLGTVGSTAPFVGLFGTVWGIYHALTAIGIAGQASIDKVAGPVGEALIMTAIGLAVAVPAVLGYNWLVRRNKAVMERVREFGSEVHNVLLTGKTTASAIVATRTSQVARVG; from the coding sequence ATGTTTCAGTTCCAATCTCGCGTCACGCCGCGTGCACGCGGTCTCGCGGCCCCCATGGCCGTGGTATCGATGATGACGGCGTTTGCGTCGCTCAGCGCACATGCCGCCACCACGGTGACGAACCCCTACGGTCTGGAAGCCCTCTGGGAAGGCGGCGACATGATCGCTCGCGGGACCCTGCTAATCCTCGTGATCATGTCGATGGGGAGCTGGTACATCATCGTTGCCAAGCTGCTCGAACAGGCCAAGGTGCTGCGCCGGGCGCGCGCGGCGGAGCAGAAATTCTGGAGTGCGTCGTCGCTCTCCGAAGGCGTGCGCTCGCTCGATGAGGGCAGCCCGTTTCGCTTCATCGCCGAGACCGGCTTGTCGGCACGCGACCATCACCACGGTGCGCTGCTCGAACAGGTCGATCTGAATACCTGGGTCGCCACCGCTATCGAACGCTCGATGACAGGCGTCTCGAATCGCCTCCAGGACGGGCTGTCGTTCCTGGGCACGGTCGGCTCGACCGCACCGTTCGTCGGCCTCTTCGGCACGGTGTGGGGCATCTATCACGCGCTCACCGCCATCGGCATTGCCGGTCAGGCGTCCATCGACAAGGTGGCGGGGCCGGTCGGCGAAGCGCTGATCATGACGGCCATCGGTCTGGCTGTGGCCGTGCCCGCGGTGCTGGGCTACAACTGGCTCGTACGCCGCAACAAGGCCGTCATGGAACGCGTGCGCGAGTTCGGCAGCGAAGTGCACAACGTGTTGCTTACGGGCAAGACGACCGCGTCGGCCATCGTCGCGACGCGCACCTCGCAAGTCGCTCGCGTGGGGTGA
- a CDS encoding ExbD/TolR family protein: protein MAMTVSSGEGGAEHDEVMATINTTPLVDVMLVLLIIFLITIPVVSHTVPVTLPKEAVQPLQTTPQNIVLAVTHDGEVYWDERRIPDAATLLDKLKAVAVLTPQPEVHIRGDLDARYAAIGRVVLACQRAGIAKVDFITEAPPRQ, encoded by the coding sequence ATGGCGATGACCGTATCCAGTGGGGAGGGTGGCGCAGAGCACGACGAGGTCATGGCGACGATCAACACGACGCCGCTCGTCGACGTGATGCTGGTGTTGCTCATCATCTTCCTGATCACCATTCCCGTGGTCTCGCACACCGTGCCCGTCACGCTGCCGAAGGAAGCGGTTCAACCGCTGCAGACCACGCCCCAGAACATTGTCCTCGCCGTCACCCACGATGGCGAGGTGTATTGGGACGAGCGACGCATTCCCGACGCCGCGACGCTGCTGGACAAACTCAAGGCGGTCGCCGTGCTGACCCCACAGCCCGAAGTCCATATTCGCGGCGACCTCGATGCGCGTTACGCCGCGATTGGACGCGTTGTCCTGGCGTGCCAGCGTGCGGGCATCGCCAAGGTCGACTTCATCACCGAAGCGCCGCCGCGCCAATAG